A part of Xenopus tropicalis strain Nigerian chromosome 4, UCB_Xtro_10.0, whole genome shotgun sequence genomic DNA contains:
- the lrrc8c gene encoding volume-regulated anion channel subunit LRRC8C, whose translation MIPVTEFRQFSEQQPAFRVLKPWWDVFTDYLSVAMLMIGVFGCTLQVMQGKIICLPRVQPIHNISVYNVSNSNLPLNTPKPITPGTVEMKGLKTDLDLQQYSFINQMCYERALHWYAKYFPYLVLIHTLIFMLCSNFWFKFPGSSSKIEHFISILGKCFDSPWTTRALCKVSGEEPEEKDNRKNNLNKSNMNLSPLESPLVKTQSLKSIPEKFIVDKAAAGALDKKEGEQAKALFEKVKKFRIHVEEGDLLYVMYVRQTILKVLKFLFIIGYNSALVSEVRFTVECNVDIQDMTGYNHFSCNHTMAHLFSKLSFCYLCFVGVYGLTCLYTLYWLFYRSLKEYSFEYVRLETGINDIPDVKNDFAFMFHMIDQYDPLYSKRFAVFLSEASENKLKQLNLNNEWTAEKLRQRLQTNASNRLELQLFMLSGLPDTIFEITELQSLKLEIINNVMIPATIAQLDNLQELSLCQCSVKIHSAALAFLKENLKILRVKFDDVRELPPWMYGLRNLEELYLIGSLSPDVSKNITLDSFRELKSLKHLFIKSNLSKIPQGAVDVSGHLQKLCIHNDGTKLVMLNNLKKMVNLTELDLIHCDLDHIHHSIFSLLALEELNLKENNLKSIQEIVSFQYLRKLTILKLWYNSITHIPVEIKKLTSLERLYFSHNKIEVLPSQLFLCHKLRYLDLSYNDIRFIPPEIGVMQSLQYFSISCNKVESVPDELYFCKKLITLKIGKNNLCSLSPKIGNLVLLSYLDIKGNHFETLPPELGDCRALKKNGLIVEDTLFETLPFDIREQMKSE comes from the exons ATGATTCCAGTGACGGAGTTCCGACAGTTTTCCGAGCAGCAGCCAGCATTCCGTGTTCTCAAGCCATGGTGGGACGTGTTCACGGACTATCTGTCTGTGGCAATGCTGATGATCGGAGTCTTTGGTTGCACATTACAG gTCATGCAAGGCAAGATAATATGCCTGCCAAGAGTGCAGCCCATTCACAACATTTCAGTCTACAATGTTTCAAATTCTAATCTGCCACTTAATACACCAAAGCCAATAACACCTGGGACAGTGGAGATGAAGGGGCTGAAAACAGACTTGGACCTTCAGCAGTACAGTTTTATTAACCAGATGTGTTACGAGCGTGCTCTGCATTGGTACGCCAAGTACTTTCCCTACCTTGTTCTGATTCATACTTTAATTTTCATGTTGTGTAGCAACTTTTGGTTTAAATTTCCTGGCTCAAGTTCGAAAATTGAGCATTTTATATCAATCTTGGGGAAATGTTTTGATTCTCCTTGGACAACCAGAGCCTTGTGCAAAGTATCTGGAGAGGAGCCAGAAGAGAAGGATAACAGAAAGAATAATCTGAATAAGTCTAACATGAACCTGTCACCACTGGAGAGTCCCTTGGTGAAGACCCAGTCTCTGAAGTCAATACCTGAGAAGTTTATTGTGGATAAAGCTGCTGCAGGTGCTCTGGATAAAAAGGAAGGAGAGCAAGCAAAAGCCTTGTTTGAGAAGGTGAAAAAGTTTCGCATTCATGTTGAAGAAGGAGATCTCCTTTATGTCATGTATGTCCGCCAAACCATTCTTAAAGTTCTGAAATTTCTATTTATCATTGGATACAATAGTGCTCTTGTGTCAGAAGTACGGTTTACTGTAGAGTGTAATGTTGACATACAGGACATGACAGGATATAATCATTTCTCTTGCAATCATACAATGGCTCATCTGTTCTCTAAGCTTTCCTTTTGTTACCTCTGCTTTGTGGGTGTTTATGGCCTCACTTGCCTTTATACTCTGTATTGGCTATTCTATCGCTCTTTAAAGGAATATTCATTTGAATATGTTCGTTTGGAGACTGGCATCAATGATATCCCAGATGTGAAAAATGATTTTGCCTTCATGTTCCACATGATAGATCAGTATGACCCTTTGTATTCTAAACGCTTTGCTGTGTTCCTCTCTGAAGCTAGCGAAAACAAGCTGAAGCAACTCAACTTAAACAATGAGTGGACAGCAGAAAAGCTGAGGCAAAGACTTCAGACCAATGCATCCAACCGGCTGGAGTTACAGTTGTTTATGCTCTCTGGCCTTCCAGACACTATATTTGAGATAACAGAGCTACAGTCCTTAAAGCTGGaaattataaataatgttatgATTCCAGCAACTATTGCTCAGCTGGACAATCTGCAAGAGCTATCATTGTGTCAGTGTTCTGTAAAGATTCACAGTGCAGCACTGGCATTCCTAAAGGAGAATCTAAAGATTCTGAGAGTTAAGTTTGATGATGTTCGAGAGCTTCCACCTTGGATGTATGGGTTACGAAACCTGGAGGAATTATATCTGATTGGATCTTTAAGCCCTGATGTATCAAAAAACATCACACTTGACTCATTCCGTGAACTGAAGAGCCttaaacacttatttataaagagtAATTTATCCAAAATCCCTCAAGGTGCTGTTGATGTTTCTGGCCATCTTCAGAAACTCTGCATTCATAATGATGGAACCAAGCTGGTCATGCTGAACAACTTGAAAAAGATGGTCAACCTGACAGAGTTGGACCTCATACACTGTGACTTGGATCACATACATCACTCGATTTTCAGTTTGTTAGCACTGGAAGAACtgaatttaaaggaaaataatctCAAGTCTATTCAAGAAATAGTTAGTTTTCAATACCTGCGCAAACTTACAATCTTAAAATTGTGGTACAACAGCATTACACATATTCCAGTTGAAATCAAAAAACTCACCAGCTTGGAGAGGCTTTACTTTAGCCACAATAAAATAGAGGTTCTCCCATCTCAGCTCTTCCTATGCCACAAACTCAGATACTTAGATTTGTCATACAACGACATAAGATTTATTCCACCAGAAATTGGAGTAATGCAGTCTTTACAGTATTTTTCAATTTCTTGCAACAAAGTGGAGAGCGTTCCTGATGAACTGTACTTCTGCAAGAAGCTGATAACATTAAAAATTGGGAAAAATAACTTATGCTCTCTCTCACCAAAAATTGGCAATTTGGTATTATTGTCTTATTTGGATATAAAAGGCAATCACTTTGAAACCCTACCACCAGAACTTGGCGACTGCAGAGCCCTGAAAAAGAATGGCCTTATTGTAGAGGACACCCTGTTTGAAACATTGCCATTTGATATAAGGGAACAAATGAAATCTGAGTAA